A window of Hevea brasiliensis isolate MT/VB/25A 57/8 chromosome 14, ASM3005281v1, whole genome shotgun sequence contains these coding sequences:
- the LOC110649163 gene encoding putative disease resistance protein RGA3, which translates to MAEAVVFNIAEEIIKKLGSRGLEEIGLWWGVKDEIEKLKKTVSMIKAVLLHAEEQSSVSNEVQEWLGMLKEAFYDADDLLDDFSTEKLRRQVMSGNRIMKEVRLFFSHSNKLVYGFKMGHKIKEIRDRLAEIALDRKFHLEERQKETSETEMIREREQTHSSLPEVVVGREEDKNKIVELLFCSNFEENVPVISVVGIGGLGKTTLAQLVYNNQKVKTHFELKLWICVSDNFDVKLIVEKLVESVTGDRRSNLEMDTLKNILHENIIGKNYLIVLDDVWNEDPAKWFRLKDLLVGGARGSRIIITTRLKRVAEITRSVSIYELQGLSEIESWSLFKQMAFKRGQVPSPSHEAIGKEIVAKCAGVPLAIRAIGALLYYRNTESEWLSFKNKELSKVDQQESNILPTLKLSYNHLPSHLKQCFAYCRLFPKDYKINVQTLIHLWMAQGYIVLSDPSQCFEEIGLAYFTDLLSRSFFQEVENDRWGNIESCKMHDLMHDLAALVSGGASAVLDSNVAYVDERTRHISIASNSDSRWEVLPSLLKVRKARSLLLPNGSKWSEIQEDQCHLIFSKLRRLRVLDLHDSGIEMVLSSVDKLKHLRYLDLSGNERIKILPDSITRLQNLQILKLVECMALEQLPKDIKKLVNLRQLSLESCYSLSHMPRGIGKLTCLEKLSNFLVARDSSVSKHSGGLDELHALNNLKGTLRISLGYAVKNRASASDFKAANLKEKQHLQLLSLDWSQLENDIDDVANDVDIEEMSLENLRPHQNLRGLLLWDYSGVKSPSWFPSLVNLMSISFLNCKNIQHLPSLDILPSLEGLEIEESTNLVYIDTEGESTLFFPSLKYLFLRNCPNLKGWRRCSGDNRTAAELLPLRCLSDFEIHSCRNLTSIPPLPSLERLRLEKSSMSSLEQILNLTISVSNSSSSSSFHPSSPLSYAGSQLKSLTVWEIEDLEFLPEELLPCFTSLQEVSIFDCSRLTTAASEGENDDNEQWKGLKSLHTLRLVGIPELVAIPKGLQHATALRCLIIERCHSLMSLPEWMANLTGLQYLSIYACSRLNERWRNKMGEGWHKISHIPNIQIDSRTIQQNGLYQL; encoded by the coding sequence ATGGCAGAAGCAGTCGTCTTCAACATTGCAGAGGAAATCATCAAAAAGTTGGGTTCTCGTGGCCTCGAGGAGATTGGGTTGTGGTGGGGTGTCAAGGATGAGATCGAGAAGCTGAAGAAAACAGTTTCCATGATCAAAGCTGTGCTGCTTCATGCAGAGGAGCAATCTTCTGTGAGCAATGAAGTTCAAGAATGGCTTGGGATGTTAAAAGAAGCTTTCTACGATGCAGATGACTTGTTAGATGATTTTTCCACAGAGAAGCTTCGTAGGCAAGTGATGTCTGGCAATAGAATTATGAAGGAGGTACGCCTTTTCTTTTCACATTCCAATAAGCTTGTTTATGGTTTCAAAATGGGTCACAAGATTAAAGAAATTAGAGATAGATTGGCTGAGATAGCTCTAGACAGGAAGTTTCATTTAGAAGAACGTCAAAAAGAGACATCTGAGACTGAAATGATCAGGGAAAGGGAACAAACTCACTCTTCTTTACCAGAAGTAGTCGTTGGTAGAGAAGAGGACAAGAACAAAATTGTAGAGCTTTTGTTTTGTTCCAACTTTGAAGAAAATGTGCCAGTGATTTCAGTAGTTGGAATTGGAGGGTTAGGAAAGACAACACTAGCTCAACTTGTATACAATAATCAGAAAGTTAAAACACATTTTGAGCTAAAATTATGGATTTGTGTGtctgataattttgatgtaaaactCATAGTTGAAAAGCTTGTAGAATCTGTCACTGGTGATAGACGTAGTAATCTTGAGATGGATACACTGAAAAACATCCTTCATGAAAATATTATTGGGAAAAATTATTTGATTGTGTTGGATGATGTGTGGAATGAGGATCCTGCAAAATGGTTTCGTTTGAAAGATTTATTGGTAGGTGGTGCCAGAGGAAGTAGAATAATAATAACCACACGTCTCAAAAGGGTTGCTGAGATAACTCGCTCAGTTTCAATATATGAATTGCAGGGCTTGTCTGAAATTGAGTCTTGGTCATTGTTTAAACAAATGGCATTTAAACGAGGGCAAGTGCCGAGCCCAAGTCACGAGGCAATTGGAAAGGAAATTGTAGCAAAATGTGCAGGGGTCCCTCTAGCCATTAGAGCAATAGGAGCTCTATTGTATTATAGAAATACTGAGTCTGAATGGTTGTCTTTCAAAAATAAGGAACTCTCAAAAGTAGATCAGCAAGAAAGTAATATTTTACCCACTCTTAAATTGAGTTATAATCATCTACCCTCACATTTGAAGCAATGCTTTGCCTATTGTAGATTGTTTCCAAAAGATTACAAAATTAATGTACAAACATTGATACATCTTTGGATGGCACAAGGATATATCGTGTTATCAGATCCTTCCCAATGCTTTGAAGAGATTGGTCTTGCATACTTTACGGATCTTCTTTCGAGGTCTTTTTTTCAAGAAGTTGAAAATGACAGGTGGGGAAACATAGAATCTTGTAAAATGCATGATTTGATGCATGATCTCGCTGCATTAGTGAGTGGAGGAGCAAGTGCCGTACTAGATTCAAATGTGGCATATGTTGATGAAAGAACTCGACATATATCCATTGCTTCCAATTCAGACTCAAGATGGGAAGTTTTACCTTCTTTGCTTAAAGTAAGGAAGGCAAGGTCATTGCTTCTACCAAATGGATCAAAATGGAGTGAAATCCAAGAAGACCAGTGCCATTTGATTTTTTCCAAGCTGCGACGTTTACGAGTGTTAGATCTGCATGATTCAGGCATTGAGATGGTGCTGAGTTCTGTTGATAAACTGAAGCATCTAAGGTATCTTGATCTTTCTGGGAATGAAAGGATCAAGATACTTCCTGATTCTATTACAAGACTGCAGAACTTACAAATTCTGAAACTGGTAGAGTGCATGGCACTTGAACAATTGCCAAAAGACATAAAAAAGTTGGTCAATCTTAGGCAACTTAGCCTGGAATCATGTTATTCCTTAAGTCATATGCCTCGTGGGATTGGGAAATTGACATGCCTTGAAAAATTATCAAACTTCCTTGTTGCCAGAGATAGTTCTGTCTCCAAGCATAGTGGTGGACTTGATGAATTACATGCCTTAAACAACTTGAAAGGAACGCTACGAATCAGTTTAGGGTATGCAGTGAAAAATAGAGCATCAGCATCAGATTTTAAGGCTGCCAATTTGAAAGAGAAGCAACACCTTCAGCTCTTGAGTTTAGATTGGAGTCAACTTGAAAATGATATTGATGATGTTGCAAATGATGTTGATATTGAGGAAATGTCATTGGAGAATTTAAGGCCACACCAAAATCTGAGAGGGTTGCTTTTGTGGGATTACAGTGGAGTGAAGTCTCCAAGTTGGTTTCCTTCCCTCGTTAATTTGATGAGCATTTCTTTCCTTAACTGCAAAAACATCCAACATCTCCCATCATTGGATATACTCCCCTCTCTCGAAGGTTTAGAAATTGAAGAATCAACTAATCTAGTGTACATAGATACTGAAGGAGAATCCACATTATTCTTCCCTTCCCTAAAGTATCTTTTTCTCAGAAATTGCCCAAATCTGAAGGGATGGCGGAGATGCAGCGGGGATAATAGAACAGCAGCAGAACTGCTTCCATTGCGTTGTCTTTCTGATTTCGAGATACACTCTTGCCGTAACCTGACTTCAATCCCACCTTTACCATCACTTGAGAGACTGAGATTGGAAAAATCTAGCATGAGTTCATTGGAGCAGATACTGAACTTGACAATTTCGGTATCAAATTCCAGCTCATCTTCTTCTTTTCATCCATCTTCTCCACTTTCCTATGCTGGGTCTCAGTTGAAAAGCTTGACGGTTTGGGAAATTGAGGATTTAGAATTTCTGCCAGAGGAGTTGCTGCCATGCTTCACTTCTCTTCAAGAAGTGAGTATTTTTGATTGCTCGAGGTTGACTACTGCTGCATCTGAAGGTGAGAATGATGACAATGAGCAATGGAAAGGCCTTAAAAGCCTCCATACTCTTCGATTGGTTGGCATTCCCGAATTGGTGGCTATCCCAAAGGGGCTTCAACATGCAACTGCGCTGCGATGTCTCATAATTGAAAGGTGTCATAGTTTGATGTCTTTACCAGAGTGGATGGCAAATCTCACTGGATTACAGTATCTATCCATCTATGCATGTTCAAGACTGAACGAGAGATGGCGAAACAAAATGGGTGAAGGCTGGCACAAGATTTCCCACATCCCAAATATTCAAATAGACTCCAGAACAATTCAACAGAACGGCCTCTACCAACTGTAA
- the LOC110649166 gene encoding BAG family molecular chaperone regulator 5, mitochondrial, with the protein MKTSCNFSFFSSTTTVTYAFHNGHTTPKETKEIPIDSPSEDPIIPITDHLPQPDAATKIQSAYRAHVIHTLYRKISSVNSEADQLQRQIQRQETVDAIRTNEREKLRINEALMGLLLRLDSVPGFNPTVREARRKVSRRIVGLQEIVDGICGSAGHDWCVGCGFARDWNEVLAEMERQVCKERGGEEMERFSAECLGFRCLQRFLCEP; encoded by the coding sequence ATGAAAACTTCTTGCAATTTCTCATTCTTTTCCTCCACTACCACTGTCACCTATGCTTTCCATAATGGCCACACCACTCCTAAAGAAACCAAGGAAATTCCCATTGACTCTCCCTCCGAAGATCCCATTATCCCCATAACCGACCATCTTCCTCAGCCAGATGCCGCCACCAAGATCCAATCTGCCTACAGGGCCCATGTAATCCACACCCTCTACAGAAAGATATCATCAGTCAATTCCGAAGCTGATCAACTGCAACGCCAAATCCAACGGCAAGAGACAGTGGATGCCATTAGGACTAATGAACGAGAGAAACTCAGAATTAATGAGGCCTTGATGGGTTTACTTTTAAGGCTGGACTCAGTACCTGGGTTCAATCCAACAGTGAGGGAGGCACGGAGGAAGGTCAGCCGTAGGATTGTGGGGCTGCAGGAGATTGTGGATGGGATATGTGGAAGTGCTGGCCATGATTGGTGTGTTGGTTGTGGGTTTGCAAGGGATTGGAATGAGGTGTTAGCAGAGATGGAGAGGCAGGTTTGTAAGGAAAGAGGTGGTGAGGAGATGGAGAGGTTCTCTGCTGAATGTCTTGGGTTTAGATGTTTGCAGAGGTTTCTGTGTGAGCCATGA
- the LOC110649167 gene encoding putative disease resistance protein RGA3, giving the protein MAEAFLFDLAIEIMKKLGSHAIQEIGLYWGFKDELHKLNRMVSTIKVVLLHAEELSSENRQVKEWLSMLKDAFYDADDLLDELSLKALQKQVMTGTRMAKEVRLFFSSSNPFAYGLKMAHKIKAIRERLAEIAENKKFFLEERHEEGRIAANNCRRQTQSSPPALVVGREHDKEAIIELLMKSSDEENVSIIPIIGIGGLGKTTLAQLVYDDEKVKGQFEPKAWACVSDNFDVKLIVEKILESVSRQKPNCSEMDALKSLLRDKIIGKKYLIVLDDIWNEDSEKWNRLKDLLVGGARGSKIIITTRLRKVAELARPIAMYELQGLPKSESWSLFEKIAFKRGQVVSQSHEDIGREIVAKCWGVPLAIRTIGSLLYLKDSESEWLSFKSKELSKVNQCESDILPTLKLSYNYLPSHLKQCFAYCALFPKDYEIDVEKLIHLWMAQGFVKSSDPSQCLIDVGLEYFDDLLWRSFFQEVKKDDFGNYSYCKMHDLMHDLAMSVAGEECASSNFEVGYTNEKSRHISFVCDWRSHLKPSMFNKTNKVRTFLLLNSGSVLSDEEQCHSIFHNMRRLRVLDLHNLDLNTLPFSVEKLKHLRYLDLSRNGIKKLPDSITKLQNLQVLKLEGCSRLIRLPKDTRRLVNLRCLDLSYCSGLTHMPRGIGQLSSLERLSRFVVAKDNTVCSGLGELQGLNNLRGELKIVNLRYVKNGTSEFKAANLKEKQHLQILELVWNEDGDDSEGANDVENDEMGLEALRPHQNLKELSLEFYRGVKFPSWISSLTNLMSIRFWFCKSIKRLPPFDQLLSLKSLYISGLTNLEYIDTDGGSSSFCPSLKQLDLFGCPNLKGWLTCVRNDGTADLPRFPCLSILAFHNCPNLTSMPLLPSLEKLYFRGGGGKQLEHIIKMIISASQSSSSSSSSSSSSSFPISQFKNLTIHEVEDLEFLPELLFNLTSLQCLTICDCQKITTLSRDENDKGMQWQGLQNLRSLAFYDNRSLVSLPKGLQYATTLHRLHIVGCPNLMSLAEGMDNLTELQFLHIRSCPQLAAKCEKNVGEDWPKVAHIPNIYINGEEIQRNL; this is encoded by the exons ATGGCTGAAGCATTCCTCTTCGATCTTGCAATCGAAATAATGAAAAAGTTGGGTTCCCATGCTATCCAGGAGATTGGCCTGTACTGGGGCTTCAAAGACGAGCTTCACAAGCTCAACAGAATG gtaTCCACCATCAAAGTTGTGCTTCTTCATGCAGAGGAGCTGTCATCGGAGAATCGTCAAGTCAAAGAGTGGCTTTCGATGCTCAAAGATGCATTTTATGATGCTGATGACTTGTTGGATGAGTTATCACTCAAGGCTTTACAAAAACAAGTTATGACTGGCACAAGAATGGCCAAGGAGGTACGCCTTTTCTTTTCCAGCTCAAATCCATTTGCTTATGGTCTTAAAATGGCTCATAAGATTAAGGCAATCAGAGAAAGATTAGCTGAGATagctgaaaataagaagtttttctTGGAGGAGCGCCATGAGGAGGGGCGTATTGCAGCTAATAACTGCAGGCGCCAAACTCAATCCTCACCACCTGCATTAGTTGTTGGCAGGGAACATGATAAGGAGGCAATTATAGAGCTTCTGATGAAATCCAGTGATGAAGAGAATGTGTCAATTATTCCCATAATTGGAATTGGTGGATTGGGAAAGACAACATTAGCCCAACTTGTGTATGATGATGAGAAAGTCAAAGGGCAATTTGAGCCAAAAGCATGGGCATGTGTctcagataattttgatgtaaaattAATAGTTGAAAAGATTTTAGAATCTGTGTCTCGTCAGAAACCTAATTGTAGCGAGATGGATGCATTGAAAAGTCTCCTTCGTGACAAAATTATTGGGAAGAAATACTTGATTGTGTTGGATGACATATGGAATGAGGATTCAGAAAAATGGAATCGCTTAAAGGACTTGCTAGTTGGTGGTGCAAGAGGAAGCAAAATAATAATAACCACGCGACTTAGAAAGGTTGCAGAGTTGGCTCGCCCCATTGCTATGTATGAATTACAAGGCTTGCCTAAATCTGAATCTTGGTCATTGTTTGAAAAAATAGCATTCAAGCGAGGACAAGTGGTAAGTCAAAGCCATGAAGATATAGGAAGGGAAATTGTAGCGAAGTGTTGGGGGGTTCCTTTGGCCATAAGAACAATAGGAAGTCTCTTGTACTTGAAGGATTCCGAATCTGAATGGTTATCCTTCAAAAGTAAAGAACTCTCAAAGGTAAATCAGTGTGAAAGTGATATTTTACCCACTCTTAAGTTGAGTTATAATTATTTGCCTTCGCATTTGAAACAATGCTTTGCATATTGCGCGTTATTTCCAAAAGACTATGAAATTGATGTTGAAAAGTTAATACATCTTTGGATGGCACAAGGTTTTGTGAAGTCATCGGATCCAAGCCAATGTCTTATAGACGTTGGTCTTGAATATTTTGATGATCTTCTTTGGAGGTCTTTTTTTCAAGAAGTTAAAAAAGATGACTTTGGTAATTATAGCTATTGTAAAATGCATGATTTGATGCATGACCTTGCAATGTCGGTTGCTGGAGAGGAGTGTGCTTCATCAAATTTTGAGGTGGGATATACAAATGAGAAAAGTCGCCATATTTCATTTGTATGTGATTGGCGCTCACATTTGAAACCTTCCATGTTTAATAAGACAAACAAGGTACGAACATTCCTTTTGTTAAATTCAGGATCGGTTCTTAGCGATGAGGAACAATGCCATTCAATTTTTCATAACATGAGACGTTTAAGGGTGTTAGATCTACAcaacttagatttgaatactctgccATTTTCTGTTGAGAAATTGAAGCATCTAAGGTATCTTGATCTTTCTAGGAATGGTATCAAAAAACTTCCTGATTCAATCACCAAACTACAAAACTTACAAGTGCTGAAACTGGAAGGCTGTAGCAGGCTTATACGTTTACCAAAAGACACGAGAAGGTTGGTCAATCTCAGGTGTCTTGACCTCAGTTATTGTTCTGGGTTGACTCATATGCCACGTGGGATTGGACAATTGAGTTCACTGGAGAGATTATCGAGATTTGTCGTAGCCAAGGATAATACTGTGTGCAGTGGACTCGGTGAATTACAAGGATTGAACAACTTGAGAGGAGAGTTGAAGATTGTGAATTTGCGTTATGTGAAAAATGGTACATCTGAATTTAAGGCGGCCAATTTGAAAGAGAAGCAACATCTTCAGATCCTGGAATTAGTATGGAATGAAGACGGTGATGATAGTGAGGGTGCAAATGACGTTGAGAATGATGAAATGGGGTTGGAAGCGTTACGGCCCCACCAAAATTTGAAAGAGCTATCTTTGGAGTTCTACAGAGGAGTGAAGTTTCCCAGCTGGATTTCTTCCCTCACAAATTTGATGTCCATTCGTTTCTGGTTTTGCAAAAGCATAAAGCGTCTCCCACCATTTGATCAGCTTCTTTCTCTTAAATCTTTGTACATTTCTGGATTAACTAATCTAGAGTATATAGATACTGATGGAGGATCTTCATCATTCTGTCCTTCCCTAAAACAACTCGACCTCTTCGGCTGCCCTAATCTGAAGGGATGGCTGACGTGCGTGAGGAATGATGGAACGGCAGACCTCCCTAGATTTCCTTGTCTTTCCATTTTGGCTTTCCATAATTGCCCTAACCTGACTTCCATGCCATTACTTCCGTCTTTAGAAAAATTGTATTTTCGTGGTGGCGGTGGGAAGCAATTAGAGCATATAATAAAGATGATTATTTCAGCATCACAGTCCAGCTCCAGCTCCTCCTCCtcatcctcttcttcttctttcccaaTCTCTCAATTTAAAAATCTAACCATTCATGAAGTTGAAGATTTAGAATTTCTGCCAGAGTTGCTGTTTAACCTCACTTCTCTGCAATGTCTGACCATTTGTGATTGCCAAAAAATAACAACTCTGTCACGTGATGAGAATGATAAAGGAATGCAATGGCAAGGCCTTCAAAACCTCCGTTCTCTAGCATTTTATGATAATCGAAGCTTGGTGTCTCTCCCAAAGGGACTTCAGTATGCTACCACTCTGCATCGTCTCCATATCGTTGGTTGTCCTAATTTGATGTCTTTAGCAGAGGGGATGGACAACCTTACCGAATTACAATTTTTGCACATACGGAGTTGTCCCCAACTAGCAGCAAAATGTGAAAAGAATGTTGGGGAGGATTGGCCCAAGGTTGCTCACATCCCAAATATTTATATCAATGGCGAAGAAATTCAACGGAATCTTTGA